One genomic segment of Cellulophaga sp. HaHaR_3_176 includes these proteins:
- a CDS encoding ribose-phosphate pyrophosphokinase: MPYQLPEPKIFACTQSTALAEKIAKSYGTKLGKVIFSRYSDGEFQPSFEESVRGLRVFIIGSTNPSSENLMEMLLMLDAAKRASARHITAVMPYFGWARQDRKDKPRVPIAAKLVAKMLEEAGATRIITMDLHADQIQGFFEKPVDHLFASTLFLPYLKKLNLDNLTIASPDMGGSKRAYAYSKALECDVVICYKQRAKANIISHMELIGDVKGKNVVLVDDMVDTAGTLAKAADLMIERGALSVRAITTHGLLSGDAYTKIENSKLSELIITDSIPSRKDSNKVKVLSCADLFADVMERVHTNTSISSKFLM; this comes from the coding sequence ATGCCTTATCAATTACCTGAGCCAAAAATTTTCGCCTGCACACAAAGTACTGCTTTAGCTGAGAAGATTGCAAAGTCTTATGGAACCAAATTAGGTAAAGTTATTTTCTCAAGATATAGCGATGGAGAGTTCCAACCTTCTTTCGAAGAATCTGTTAGAGGTTTACGTGTTTTTATCATAGGATCAACAAACCCAAGTTCTGAAAATTTAATGGAAATGCTATTAATGTTAGATGCTGCAAAACGTGCATCTGCCAGACATATAACAGCTGTTATGCCATATTTTGGATGGGCGAGACAAGATAGAAAAGACAAACCTAGAGTGCCAATTGCAGCTAAATTAGTTGCTAAAATGCTTGAAGAAGCTGGGGCTACTCGTATTATTACTATGGATTTACATGCTGATCAAATACAAGGGTTTTTCGAAAAGCCTGTTGATCATTTATTTGCTTCCACTTTATTTTTACCATATCTAAAAAAATTAAATTTAGACAACCTTACTATTGCTTCTCCTGACATGGGTGGTTCTAAAAGAGCATATGCCTATTCAAAAGCATTAGAATGTGATGTCGTTATTTGCTACAAGCAGAGAGCTAAAGCGAATATAATATCACACATGGAACTTATTGGTGATGTAAAAGGTAAAAATGTAGTATTAGTAGATGATATGGTTGATACCGCTGGCACATTAGCGAAAGCAGCAGACCTAATGATAGAACGTGGCGCTTTAAGTGTTAGAGCAATTACAACTCACGGTTTATTATCTGGTGATGCATATACTAAAATTGAAAACTCAAAGTTATCTGAGTTAATTATTACAGACTCTATACCATCTAGAAAAGATAGTAATAAAGTAAAAGTGTTGAGTTGCGCTGATTTGTTTGCTGATGTAATGGAAAGAGTACACACAAACACATCTATCAGTTCAAAGTTTTTAATGTAG
- a CDS encoding DUF58 domain-containing protein, producing the protein MNIQSELNKSSLFQNLELLANQVVEGFISGIHKSPFHGFSAEFAEHKIYNNGESTKHIDWKLFAKTDKLYTKRYEEETNLRCHMILDCSTSMYYPEVKQLGIDNLNKIGFGTLAIAALMNILKRQRDAVGLSIYSDHYNFYSSEKGSERHHQMLLNTLNGLSEKPSAIAKTETYTYLHLIAEKIKRRSLIFLFTDMFQTETENDKLFEALRHLKYNKHEVVLFHLLDKESEVDFDFENTPKRFIDVETGEHINLYADTIKEAYKEGVSEYKKELKLKCAQYKIKYVDIDVKADFSRILNTYMTERQRFI; encoded by the coding sequence ATGAATATACAGTCGGAATTAAACAAATCTTCTTTATTTCAAAATTTAGAATTACTTGCGAACCAAGTTGTCGAAGGTTTTATTAGTGGTATTCATAAAAGTCCTTTTCATGGCTTCTCAGCAGAATTTGCCGAGCATAAAATTTATAATAATGGAGAAAGTACAAAGCATATAGATTGGAAGTTGTTTGCTAAAACAGACAAATTATATACAAAGCGTTACGAAGAAGAAACAAACCTTCGGTGCCACATGATATTAGATTGTTCTACTTCGATGTATTACCCTGAAGTTAAGCAATTAGGAATTGATAACTTGAATAAGATTGGTTTTGGAACACTTGCAATTGCTGCGCTAATGAATATTTTAAAGCGGCAGAGAGATGCAGTTGGTTTAAGTATATATTCTGATCATTATAATTTTTACTCTTCAGAAAAAGGTAGCGAAAGGCATCATCAAATGTTGTTGAATACTCTAAATGGATTGAGCGAAAAACCGAGCGCAATAGCAAAAACGGAAACGTACACTTATTTACATTTAATTGCAGAGAAAATAAAGCGTAGAAGTTTAATTTTCTTATTTACTGATATGTTTCAGACGGAAACAGAAAATGATAAACTATTTGAAGCTTTACGTCATTTAAAATACAACAAACATGAAGTTGTACTATTTCATTTGCTAGATAAAGAAAGCGAGGTGGATTTTGATTTTGAAAATACCCCAAAGCGATTTATTGATGTAGAAACAGGAGAACATATTAATTTATATGCAGATACAATTAAAGAGGCCTATAAAGAGGGTGTAAGTGAATATAAAAAAGAATTGAAATTAAAATGTGCACAGTATAAAATTAAATATGTAGATATAGATGTTAAAGCCGATTTTTCTCGGATTTTAAATACATATATGACAGAAAGACAACGGTTTATTTAA
- a CDS encoding glycoside hydrolase family 26 protein produces MSNFYLSDNLAHLQVLTLKQKIEKLSERGYAFGHQDSTAYGVGWRYDKESYSSDVFKVAGKFPLAYGFDIGQIEHNKDKNLDNVPFEDMRDLIKRANSDGGFITISWHADNPVSNGDSWETTNAVKHILKGGSHFEVYKNWIKNVANFLLSLKDEKGALIPIAFRPFHEMNGDWFWWGNPHCSTEDYKMLWLQTLNMLTGTFEVHNLLYVYSPNLVFTAKEYLLNYPGDNLVDILGLDLYQHGSVVDFKSILKTNVDVLKAVAKASSKPYALTEVGFDKVEDKNWWSSVLDETVAGKGLAWVLLWRNDSKKHFFIPYLDQLSASDFISYSKKTHVLFLGDVEN; encoded by the coding sequence ATGAGTAATTTTTATTTATCAGATAACCTTGCACACCTTCAGGTTTTAACATTGAAACAAAAAATAGAAAAACTATCAGAAAGAGGGTATGCTTTTGGTCATCAAGATTCTACTGCTTACGGAGTAGGATGGAGGTATGATAAGGAAAGCTATAGTAGCGATGTTTTTAAGGTGGCAGGGAAATTCCCTCTAGCTTATGGATTTGATATTGGTCAAATTGAACATAACAAAGATAAAAATTTAGACAATGTTCCGTTTGAGGATATGCGCGATTTAATAAAAAGAGCAAATAGCGATGGCGGATTTATTACAATAAGTTGGCATGCTGATAACCCGGTTAGTAATGGTGATAGCTGGGAAACTACAAATGCTGTAAAACACATTTTAAAAGGTGGAAGCCATTTTGAAGTTTATAAAAATTGGATAAAAAATGTAGCTAATTTTTTGTTGAGTTTAAAAGATGAAAAAGGAGCATTAATACCAATTGCATTTCGTCCATTTCATGAAATGAATGGTGATTGGTTTTGGTGGGGAAACCCGCATTGTAGTACTGAGGATTATAAAATGTTATGGTTGCAGACTTTAAATATGCTAACAGGCACTTTTGAAGTGCACAACCTGTTGTATGTGTATTCTCCTAACTTGGTTTTTACAGCTAAAGAATATCTTTTAAACTACCCTGGAGATAATTTGGTAGATATATTGGGTTTAGATTTATATCAACATGGTTCGGTTGTAGACTTTAAAAGTATATTAAAAACAAATGTTGATGTTTTGAAAGCAGTTGCTAAAGCTTCGAGTAAGCCCTACGCATTAACAGAGGTTGGTTTTGATAAAGTAGAAGACAAAAATTGGTGGAGTTCTGTTCTTGATGAAACGGTTGCAGGTAAAGGTTTGGCTTGGGTGCTATTATGGAGAAATGACTCTAAAAAGCATTTTTTTATACCTTATCTGGATCAATTAAGTGCCAGTGATTTTATAAGTTATAGCAAAAAAACACATGTTTTGTTTCTAGGTGATGTGGAAAATTAA
- a CDS encoding ATP-binding protein: protein MLKVSHLRIVIPTIFLWGFSLLNLSSLKAQVSKKDSIYTNIQHYKLKTNYQKDTVYINLLYTYGKSYGFQNLDSLLILAEKTIDLSKRIDYTKGIARGHIILGNYYSDTGDTNKAIESFKKALNSAEQINDVQIIIMSKSSLATAYTNKGDYAKALKEYLTGIEIAKENNLEDSLSILYVNITVVYSMQNDYEQCIYFLTKAMKLNKKIDNKRLTAITLTNLASSYIDSDDFENATKKVDEAIVLLEKLQLQDWLTFAYELKATIYLEQEKFEEALNWFKKSEKLHESIKQERYKIPMFNGISKAYFNLKEYEKTEYYALKGLEIGDKLDILDQRDEILETLYELKKATNNPIDALGYLEKFKAISDTINKKNNEKELRFLKSNLEFDQEKERYILENEKVVAKQRLYFYGALLIILAFSIIIYILRRNNKIQSILYRKLTVKTKQLQKKEKHLLNSNNTKTKLFSVIAHDLKGPINSFKSMFDMLSAKQMSSNEFIGFVPTMGESIDSIAFTLNNLLSWGQTQMNGIVTKPENTCITTLVNQNNALLSKMAAKKSISLENNISEKVLAWCDKNQISIVIRNLTSNALKFTPENGSISFGANEKGKYWEVYVKDTGIGISDSALDKIFNTEENFTTYGTNNEKGTGLGLVLCKEMIEKNNGEIYVKSSSDKGTCFYFTVPKAAVKKLKS from the coding sequence ATGCTTAAAGTAAGCCATTTAAGAATAGTGATACCAACAATTTTCCTTTGGGGTTTTTCGTTGTTGAACTTAAGCTCCTTAAAAGCTCAAGTGTCTAAAAAAGATAGTATCTACACTAACATTCAACACTATAAATTAAAGACTAATTACCAAAAAGATACGGTTTATATAAATCTATTATATACGTATGGAAAATCTTATGGTTTTCAGAATTTAGATAGTCTTTTAATTTTAGCAGAAAAAACTATTGATCTTAGTAAAAGAATAGATTACACCAAAGGTATTGCACGAGGGCATATAATTTTAGGTAATTATTACTCTGATACAGGCGATACAAACAAAGCAATAGAAAGTTTTAAAAAAGCATTAAATAGCGCAGAACAAATTAATGATGTACAAATAATAATCATGTCCAAAAGCTCACTAGCAACCGCCTACACAAATAAAGGTGACTATGCTAAGGCTTTAAAAGAGTACTTAACAGGTATTGAAATAGCTAAAGAAAACAATCTAGAAGATTCATTATCCATTCTGTATGTAAATATTACAGTTGTATATAGCATGCAAAATGATTATGAGCAATGCATCTATTTTTTAACTAAAGCCATGAAGCTTAATAAAAAAATAGATAATAAAAGGCTTACTGCTATAACCCTTACTAATCTCGCATCTTCTTATATTGATAGTGATGATTTTGAAAATGCAACTAAAAAAGTAGATGAAGCTATTGTGCTTTTAGAGAAATTACAACTACAAGATTGGCTAACATTTGCATATGAACTAAAAGCGACTATTTACTTAGAACAAGAAAAATTTGAAGAAGCTTTGAATTGGTTTAAAAAAAGTGAAAAACTACACGAAAGTATAAAACAAGAAAGGTATAAAATACCTATGTTCAATGGTATATCAAAAGCATACTTTAACTTAAAAGAATATGAAAAAACTGAATATTATGCCTTAAAGGGATTAGAAATAGGTGATAAATTAGATATTTTAGATCAACGTGATGAAATTTTAGAAACTCTTTATGAGTTAAAAAAAGCCACTAACAACCCCATAGATGCACTTGGTTACTTAGAAAAATTTAAGGCCATATCAGATACTATAAATAAGAAAAATAATGAAAAAGAATTAAGGTTTTTAAAATCTAACCTTGAATTTGATCAAGAAAAAGAACGGTATATACTCGAAAACGAGAAAGTAGTTGCAAAACAAAGGTTATATTTTTATGGTGCACTTTTAATCATTTTAGCTTTCTCTATAATAATATACATATTAAGGCGAAATAATAAAATACAAAGTATTTTATACAGGAAACTAACTGTAAAAACCAAACAGCTTCAAAAGAAAGAAAAACACTTACTAAACTCTAATAATACAAAAACTAAGTTGTTTTCTGTAATTGCTCATGATTTAAAAGGGCCTATAAATTCTTTTAAATCTATGTTTGATATGCTTTCTGCAAAACAAATGAGCTCTAATGAATTTATAGGCTTTGTACCAACAATGGGCGAAAGTATTGACAGCATAGCGTTTACACTAAACAACTTACTATCATGGGGGCAAACACAAATGAACGGAATTGTTACCAAACCAGAAAACACATGCATAACAACACTGGTAAATCAAAACAATGCGCTACTTTCTAAAATGGCTGCTAAAAAATCAATATCTCTTGAAAATAATATTAGTGAAAAAGTTTTAGCATGGTGCGACAAAAACCAGATAAGCATTGTTATTAGAAACCTAACCAGTAATGCTCTGAAATTCACACCAGAAAATGGATCAATATCATTTGGTGCTAATGAAAAAGGTAAATATTGGGAAGTATATGTAAAAGATACAGGCATTGGAATTTCAGATAGTGCGTTGGATAAAATTTTTAACACTGAGGAGAACTTTACAACATATGGTACTAACAATGAAAAAGGAACCGGGTTAGGTCTTGTTTTATGTAAAGAGATGATTGAAAAAAACAATGGTGAAATTTATGTAAAAAGTTCTTCTGATAAAGGAACTTGCTTTTACTTTACTGTACCAAAAGCTGCGGTAAAAAAACTAAAATCTTAA